One window of Tepidanaerobacter acetatoxydans Re1 genomic DNA carries:
- a CDS encoding VTT domain-containing protein → MEGILYFIEGTKDFFIQNGAWGLFILAFAEASFFPIPPDVVLLPLALFSPGRALYYALITSAASTLGGIFGYLLGKKAGRPILSRFVKEKNLKKIEAMFSRYGGWAVAVAGFTPIPYKVFTIASGVFHMNFATFFIATILSRSARFFLEGIVVLSMGEDAMIYVNRLLGPGSFALLAAAAFIYFLMKKSGIKINFKLEEETVSYLIKQKLKDFLAHYGEFGIYLAAGFSTAAIFGILFFKLATEVFEKEMEWFDKGIMHFISRINSGLLANIAYILDKMQQPVIFMIAIILCLIYIKTLYKKNIYPAMTLVTFLGSFLLQYGFKSFYKRPRILAEVNAKDFFSYSFPSGFIVLFTALLGYITFLLLRKKDRAKRIIIISIWICLMSIVSISRIYAGISYPSDVLAGFLLGGLWLAVCIVATKALEYYE, encoded by the coding sequence ATGGAAGGTATTCTATATTTTATTGAAGGTACAAAGGACTTTTTTATTCAAAACGGTGCATGGGGACTTTTTATTTTAGCTTTTGCAGAAGCATCTTTTTTCCCTATACCACCTGATGTAGTGCTGCTGCCATTAGCTCTTTTTTCGCCGGGCAGAGCTTTATATTATGCACTTATAACTTCTGCGGCGTCTACCCTCGGCGGAATTTTTGGATATCTTCTTGGGAAAAAGGCAGGAAGGCCTATTCTGTCTCGGTTTGTCAAGGAAAAAAATTTAAAAAAGATTGAAGCCATGTTTTCTCGCTATGGCGGCTGGGCTGTGGCAGTGGCGGGGTTTACTCCCATCCCTTATAAAGTATTTACCATTGCTTCCGGTGTATTTCATATGAATTTTGCCACATTCTTTATCGCAACAATTCTTAGCAGAAGTGCCAGGTTCTTTCTAGAAGGAATAGTAGTCTTGAGTATGGGTGAAGATGCCATGATCTACGTAAACAGGCTTTTAGGTCCGGGTTCCTTTGCGCTGCTGGCTGCTGCTGCCTTTATATACTTTCTAATGAAAAAAAGCGGTATTAAAATCAACTTTAAATTGGAAGAAGAAACCGTATCGTATTTAATAAAACAAAAACTAAAAGATTTTTTAGCTCATTATGGTGAATTCGGAATATATTTGGCGGCAGGTTTTAGCACTGCAGCTATCTTCGGCATATTATTCTTTAAATTGGCAACTGAGGTTTTTGAAAAAGAGATGGAATGGTTTGATAAAGGTATAATGCACTTTATAAGTAGAATAAATTCAGGCTTATTAGCAAATATTGCATATATCCTTGATAAGATGCAGCAGCCTGTAATTTTTATGATTGCGATAATTTTATGCTTGATTTATATTAAGACTCTTTACAAAAAAAATATTTACCCTGCTATGACTTTGGTTACATTTTTGGGCAGCTTTCTTCTGCAATACGGCTTCAAATCATTTTACAAAAGGCCGAGGATACTGGCAGAAGTAAATGCAAAGGATTTCTTTTCTTATAGCTTCCCCAGCGGCTTTATCGTGCTATTTACCGCACTGCTTGGGTATATAACGTTTTTACTTTTAAGAAAGAAAGACAGGGCTAAAAGAATTATCATTATAAGTATTTGGATTTGCCTTATGTCTATAGTAAGCATTAGCAGGATTTACGCCGGTATAAGCTATCCAAGCGACGTGTTGGCGGGATTTTTGCTGGGCGGACTGTGGCTTGCCGTATGTATCGTAGCTACCAAAGCTCTGGAATATTACGAGTAA
- a CDS encoding ferritin family protein encodes MNIVEDFLKTALKFEENGYQFYTKISEEINQPLAKRLFESLAIQEKDHAERIKEIYKNMQEGSNVEPTARQKYSLEPEVKKIFYELDKEKKNIPLDNIEGYKLAMEMEKKGYNMYKEFTEKSKDKREKEFFHLLMEEEKEHLTSLDNVYRFLTGTEDWYAEEESKVWNWMNT; translated from the coding sequence ATGAATATTGTGGAAGATTTCTTAAAAACTGCTTTGAAGTTTGAAGAAAACGGCTATCAATTTTATACAAAAATCTCCGAAGAAATAAATCAGCCTCTTGCCAAAAGACTTTTTGAGTCATTGGCGATACAAGAAAAAGATCATGCTGAAAGAATTAAAGAAATATACAAGAATATGCAAGAGGGCAGCAATGTAGAGCCGACTGCCAGACAAAAATATTCGCTGGAACCTGAAGTTAAAAAGATATTCTATGAACTAGATAAAGAGAAAAAGAATATTCCGCTGGATAATATTGAAGGGTACAAGCTGGCTATGGAAATGGAGAAAAAAGGATATAATATGTATAAAGAATTTACAGAAAAATCCAAAGATAAGCGTGAAAAAGAGTTTTTTCATCTACTTATGGAAGAAGAAAAAGAGCATTTAACTTCTTTGGACAATGTTTATCGTTTTCTCACAGGAACTGAAGATTGGTATGCTGAAGAAGAGAGTAAGGTCTGGAATTGGATGAATACTTAA
- a CDS encoding dihydrodipicolinate reductase — protein sequence MMEKVRVIQYGCGKMGKVFLRYLYEKGAEIVGAIDMNPAIVGKDVGEVAGLGCKLNVPVRSDAEKVFAECDAHVCIIATRSLVSEVYEPFELAARYGVNAISTCEEAFYPWNTSPALINKLDRLAKDNNCTLTGSGYQDVFWGNLITTLAGATHNITKIEGSSSYNVEEYGIALAEVHGAGLSPEEFEEKIAKNDSLPSYMWNANQWLCSQLGWSIKSMEQKLVPLFHDKDIYSETLGKTIKAGYALGMSAVVTTVTNQGPILETQCIGKVYPEGEVDTNLWTIYGEPNTTLKIEQPATVELTCATIVNRIPQLIMAPPGFYTTEKMPPAKYLAYPMNLYIDDCCW from the coding sequence ATGATGGAAAAAGTAAGGGTAATTCAATATGGCTGTGGTAAAATGGGTAAGGTCTTCTTGCGCTACCTCTATGAAAAAGGGGCGGAAATCGTAGGAGCAATTGATATGAATCCTGCCATAGTAGGTAAAGATGTAGGAGAGGTGGCGGGGCTCGGCTGCAAACTTAACGTGCCGGTTCGCTCCGATGCTGAAAAGGTCTTTGCCGAATGTGATGCCCATGTATGCATAATTGCAACCAGAAGTCTTGTTTCGGAAGTATACGAACCCTTCGAATTGGCAGCTCGCTATGGTGTCAACGCTATCAGCACTTGTGAAGAAGCTTTTTATCCCTGGAACACTTCTCCCGCCCTCATCAACAAATTAGACAGACTTGCCAAGGATAACAACTGCACTCTCACCGGTTCCGGCTACCAGGATGTATTTTGGGGAAATCTTATAACAACCCTTGCCGGAGCTACTCATAATATAACAAAGATTGAAGGTTCCTCCAGCTACAATGTTGAAGAATATGGCATTGCATTAGCCGAAGTACATGGTGCCGGACTTAGCCCGGAAGAATTTGAAGAAAAAATTGCAAAAAATGACTCCCTGCCATCTTACATGTGGAACGCCAATCAGTGGCTTTGTTCACAGCTGGGCTGGAGTATAAAATCCATGGAGCAAAAGTTAGTACCCTTATTCCACGATAAGGACATCTATTCTGAAACTTTGGGAAAGACTATAAAAGCCGGCTATGCTTTAGGAATGTCTGCAGTAGTTACCACAGTCACTAATCAAGGACCCATCCTTGAGACCCAATGCATTGGTAAGGTGTATCCAGAAGGCGAGGTTGACACTAATCTTTGGACAATCTATGGTGAACCAAATACTACACTCAAAATAGAGCAGCCTGCTACAGTTGAGCTGACATGTGCCACCATTGTCAACCGAATTCCGCAGCTCATTATGGCTCCTCCAGGCTTTTACACTACGGAAAAAATGCCTCCCGCCAAATATCTGGCATATCCCATGAACCTTTATATTGATGATTGCTGCTGGTAA
- a CDS encoding TetR/AcrR family transcriptional regulator: MARGFTDREKEIIRSELINAGRELFGTYGLKKTSIEDLTKAVGIAQGSFYTFFDSKEDLYLEVMDSEGEAIKEKFLKQEKSFGRLTRKNFKAFFKKVLNVVNTNPIIKQMFLEEEVDLLVRKIPPEKMKEYNKRFVRDFLPLIEKWQREGAIIDNYRPEVIVAVLQSMYYPILHKKDFDDGIFEEMIEFLVDIVAKGLVVEA; encoded by the coding sequence ATGGCGAGGGGGTTTACCGACAGGGAGAAGGAGATTATTAGAAGTGAGCTAATCAATGCCGGGCGAGAGCTTTTTGGTACATATGGGCTTAAAAAGACGAGTATAGAAGACCTGACGAAAGCAGTGGGTATTGCTCAAGGTTCATTTTATACCTTTTTTGATTCTAAAGAGGATCTCTACTTAGAAGTTATGGATAGCGAAGGAGAGGCTATTAAAGAGAAGTTTTTAAAGCAGGAGAAGAGTTTTGGGCGTTTGACCAGGAAGAATTTTAAAGCCTTTTTTAAAAAAGTTTTAAATGTCGTAAATACGAATCCAATAATTAAGCAAATGTTTTTGGAGGAGGAAGTGGATCTTTTAGTAAGAAAAATTCCTCCGGAAAAAATGAAAGAATATAACAAACGGTTTGTGCGTGACTTTTTGCCGCTGATTGAAAAATGGCAGCGGGAGGGAGCCATTATTGACAACTACAGGCCTGAAGTGATTGTAGCAGTATTGCAATCTATGTATTATCCTATACTACATAAAAAGGATTTTGATGATGGTATTTT
- a CDS encoding MerR family transcriptional regulator produces the protein MDMLTIGKMAKLNNISEQALRLYDKMGLLKPDYVDKQTGYRYYNIKQCARLDMISYMKELGMSLKQIKEHLDRQDVDVIHEVLKRQKILIDENIKKLKQKQKAIVRSIENYSRYAASPREGVVSIEQLPQRKIYCYSCSINIYEHELDAYEYMLRELKSHILLHDLPMIYFCNVGSIIRKDVLEEGKLASNEILLFIDDDFEASNGVEVIPAGTFACIYFDSFSFYKEKKYAGILLEHIKQNNYRIVGDYICEVVAELPIFKQNERNMFIRLQIPIEFR, from the coding sequence ATGGATATGCTGACAATAGGCAAAATGGCAAAACTGAATAATATTTCTGAGCAAGCCCTGCGTTTATATGACAAGATGGGCCTTTTAAAGCCTGATTACGTGGATAAACAAACCGGGTACAGATACTATAATATAAAACAGTGCGCAAGACTTGATATGATTTCATATATGAAAGAGCTTGGAATGAGCTTAAAGCAAATAAAAGAACATCTTGACCGCCAAGATGTTGATGTGATACATGAAGTGTTGAAGCGTCAAAAAATTTTAATAGACGAAAACATTAAAAAATTAAAGCAAAAGCAGAAGGCAATCGTGCGTTCCATCGAAAACTACAGTCGCTACGCTGCCTCTCCTAGAGAAGGTGTGGTATCCATAGAACAACTGCCTCAACGAAAAATTTACTGTTATAGCTGCAGCATAAATATTTACGAACATGAACTGGATGCTTATGAATACATGCTAAGAGAGCTCAAGAGCCATATACTGCTACATGATTTGCCTATGATATATTTTTGCAATGTAGGTTCTATAATCCGTAAAGACGTCTTAGAAGAAGGAAAACTTGCATCAAATGAGATTTTGCTGTTTATCGATGACGATTTTGAAGCCAGTAATGGCGTAGAGGTAATTCCCGCAGGAACCTTCGCATGTATTTATTTTGACAGTTTTAGTTTTTACAAGGAAAAGAAATATGCGGGTATACTTCTTGAACATATCAAACAAAATAACTACAGAATAGTTGGCGATTATATATGTGAAGTAGTGGCTGAACTGCCCATTTTCAAGCAAAACGAGAGAAATATGTTTATAAGATTGCAGATTCCTATAGAATTTCGCTAA